The Chloroflexota bacterium sequence AGATTGCTTTGGGCGAACCATATTCACTCCTTATCTATACAGAGTAAATATACAGTGTTTATTTTATATTGTCAACCTTTTTCCAAATATTGGCGTATTCAATTATGGTAAGATTCGGGTAATAACTCAGCGTTGAACCACGGGAAATCGAAAAAAGGGTATGCATGCCCTTCAGGGTACAAAGCAGTTAGAAATTCGGCAAAATTCATAGCAAGGAAAAGAAATGCTCTTCGCTGACCTGAATCCCCCATCTCCAAAATTCAATTCGCTCGATGAACTCTTTGCAGCCATGACGCAGATGACAGACGATCCCCTGGCAAACGCGGGGACGAATGTAGTCATCAGCCGCGGCAACCCCGGAGCCAGGATTCTCATCATTGGGGAGGCGCCCGGGCCGCAGGAAAATATTCAGGGGAAGCCATTCGTCGGGCGCGCCGGCCAACTTCTGGATCAGATTTTGCGCGCCGTGAAATTCGATCCAGAAAAGGATGTTTTTATTGCGAACTCGGTGTTTCGGATGCCCCCAGGAGAAGCGGGAAAAGCCTTCCGCAAGCCTAATATCGATGAAATCAATTTTTATCGCAAGTATGTTCTGGAAATTATCCGCCTGATGGACCCCCAAATACTATTGCTAACGGGCAATGTGGCCTGCCAATCGATTTTGGATAAAACAGGGATTACAAGGCTGCGCGGCCAATGGATTGAGAAAGATGGCCGTTGGATCATGCCGATTTTTCATCCCTCCTATTTACTACGCAACGACGCGCGTACGCCCGGCTCGCCGAAGGCAAGGATGTGGGATGATATTCGGGAAATCCGCAAAAAATTTGATGAATTGGACGCCCAAAAAGAATAATCTGGGGAACACCGAATGATTCTTTTTGGGGTTATTCGTAGGCCAACACTTCGCGGATGGTCAGGCGGGCCGCGTTGCGAGCGGGCAAAATGCTGGCAACGATAGACAATGCCACCACAACCCCCAGCCAGATCAGCACGCCATCGTAGGTATACACCAGCCGCGCCGACGAGCCCATCATAGCCTCGCTGATAATTGTGAGCAAACCCTGACTGATGGGGAAAGACAGCCCAATTGCCAGCACCCAGGTGATCAGGCCAATCATCACCCCCTCGATAACAATTGATTTTATCAATTCAAAATCCACCGCCCCGATGGCGCGCATCACACCGATTTCGCGCGTGCGCTCAAGCACGTTCATGCCCATTGTGCCTGTCAGGCCAATGCTGCCGACAAACGCCGTCAGAAATGCCATAATCAGCAAAAAGCGAATCAATATATCAATCGCCTGAGAACTATCCTCACGAATCAACTTTCCAGCTTCAACGCTACGGATTTTAAAATTGCGATCACTGAGATACTGATCCAGAAATTCGCCAACGCGCTGCTGCCCCTCGAGAGAGTGGTCTTCCGTGATAACCTTGTATGAAAAAGCCTGATTGGGTAA is a genomic window containing:
- a CDS encoding uracil-DNA glycosylase, with translation MLFADLNPPSPKFNSLDELFAAMTQMTDDPLANAGTNVVISRGNPGARILIIGEAPGPQENIQGKPFVGRAGQLLDQILRAVKFDPEKDVFIANSVFRMPPGEAGKAFRKPNIDEINFYRKYVLEIIRLMDPQILLLTGNVACQSILDKTGITRLRGQWIEKDGRWIMPIFHPSYLLRNDARTPGSPKARMWDDIREIRKKFDELDAQKE